A stretch of the Actinomycetota bacterium genome encodes the following:
- a CDS encoding SMP-30/gluconolactonase/LRE family protein, which produces MGESPRWHDGRLWFSDWGTNEILAVDLDGNTEVVGSGGGGSGWAVNWLPDGRMLVTGAELMRVEPDGTRVRHADLSPISPHGWSEMTVDGRDHIYVNSINFDFAYFMDVLGAGETPGKIALVTPDGDAREVADDLAFPNGMVVTPDNRTLIVAESFARRLTAFSIGADGDLSNRRVWAAVTGDGICLDADGAVWCSDVGPDEMGVVLRVRQGGEVLDRIELDRSCYACMLGGEDGKTLFMVVAKWFGPDRIDELIQAKTGQVLTARVDVPHAGWP; this is translated from the coding sequence ATGGGCGAGTCGCCGCGATGGCACGACGGCCGCCTCTGGTTCTCCGACTGGGGGACGAACGAGATCCTCGCTGTGGACCTCGATGGGAACACCGAGGTGGTGGGCTCGGGCGGCGGGGGCAGCGGCTGGGCCGTGAACTGGCTTCCGGACGGGCGGATGCTCGTCACCGGTGCCGAGCTGATGCGCGTGGAGCCGGACGGCACGCGGGTCCGCCACGCCGACCTGAGCCCCATCTCCCCACACGGATGGAGCGAGATGACCGTCGATGGCCGCGACCACATCTACGTGAACTCGATCAACTTCGACTTCGCGTACTTCATGGACGTGCTCGGCGCCGGCGAGACGCCGGGTAAGATCGCGCTCGTCACGCCGGACGGTGATGCCCGCGAGGTTGCCGACGATCTGGCCTTCCCGAACGGCATGGTCGTGACGCCGGACAACCGCACCCTCATCGTGGCCGAGTCGTTCGCTCGCAGGCTCACGGCCTTCAGCATCGGGGCAGACGGCGATCTGTCGAACCGGCGCGTCTGGGCCGCCGTCACCGGCGACGGCATCTGCCTCGACGCCGACGGGGCCGTCTGGTGCAGCGACGTCGGACCTGACGAGATGGGGGTCGTCCTTCGTGTCCGGCAGGGCGGCGAGGTCCTCGATCGGATCGAGCTCGATCGGTCCTGCTACGCGTGCATGCTCGGAGGCGAGGACGGCAAGACCCTCTTCATGGTGGTTGCGAAGTGGTTCGGTCCTGATCGGATCGATGAGCTGATCCAGGCGAAGACCGGTCAGGTCCTGACCGCACGCGTCGACGTGCCGCATGCCGGCTGGCCGTGA